From bacterium, one genomic window encodes:
- a CDS encoding NAD(P)/FAD-dependent oxidoreductase, whose translation MQRSSLSEKARLRRRRVLPSRRHRDRDWTEFVTDAPHVAILGGGHNGLICAAYLARAGARVTVLERREILGGACVTEECWPGYKVSRASYVVSLLRPQIVRDLQLESSGLRLLPRSPSSFTPLLDGRSLVLGPSMSENVADIRKFSAHDAEIYPRYEALLERIAAAIEPTLDAPAPDVRVRRPADLKPLWLGARAGLKLGRDLPKAARLLLGPARSLLEEYFDAEPLRATLATDAVIGAFAAPSQPGTGYVLFHHVMGSLGGHRGVWSYVQGGMGALTEALADAARRHGAELRTNAEVEQIVTRSGRSVGVALANGEEIRCDAVVSSADPARTFASLDDKAVLPEEFTRAIAGIDYRSPVVKINLALNELPNFAIADRETQPLTGTIHIGPTDLDGIERAYDDAHAGRVSELPVVELTIPSTLDPTLAPEGRYVASIFCQYAPALANDDPRWPSLRDEMRDRVFAAIERVAPGFQNSIEHAETLVAPDLEREFGLTGGNIFHGAMSMDRLLFMRPVPDWSRYRTPLPGLFLCGSGTHPGGGVMGAPGRNAALEIAHELGLKR comes from the coding sequence ATGCAGCGTTCCAGCCTTTCCGAGAAGGCACGGCTCCGCAGGAGACGAGTCCTTCCATCACGAAGACATCGCGACCGCGACTGGACTGAATTCGTGACGGATGCACCTCACGTCGCGATCCTGGGCGGAGGACATAACGGGCTGATCTGCGCCGCCTATCTGGCGAGAGCGGGCGCCCGGGTCACGGTACTGGAGCGTCGCGAGATCCTGGGCGGGGCGTGTGTGACCGAGGAATGCTGGCCCGGGTACAAGGTCTCCCGCGCATCCTACGTCGTCTCCCTTCTGCGCCCGCAGATCGTGCGCGACCTGCAGCTCGAAAGCTCCGGCCTGCGTCTTCTACCGCGCTCACCGTCCTCTTTTACTCCGCTGCTCGACGGCCGATCGCTGGTGCTGGGACCTTCGATGAGTGAGAACGTGGCGGACATCCGCAAGTTCTCGGCTCACGACGCGGAGATCTATCCCCGCTACGAGGCTCTCCTCGAGCGCATCGCAGCAGCCATCGAGCCAACTCTGGATGCGCCCGCTCCGGACGTACGCGTCCGTCGACCTGCCGATTTGAAGCCACTCTGGCTGGGCGCCCGTGCGGGTTTGAAGCTGGGTCGCGATCTGCCCAAGGCCGCTCGGCTTCTACTCGGCCCTGCGCGGTCATTGCTCGAAGAGTACTTCGATGCGGAACCGCTGCGAGCCACACTGGCGACGGACGCCGTGATCGGTGCGTTCGCAGCACCGAGCCAACCCGGAACCGGCTACGTGCTGTTCCATCACGTGATGGGTTCACTAGGCGGACATCGCGGCGTGTGGTCGTACGTCCAGGGCGGCATGGGAGCACTCACGGAAGCACTTGCAGATGCGGCACGTCGTCACGGAGCGGAGCTGCGCACCAACGCAGAAGTCGAGCAGATCGTAACCCGCAGTGGTCGAAGCGTAGGCGTGGCATTGGCGAACGGTGAGGAAATCAGATGCGATGCCGTTGTGTCGAGTGCAGATCCGGCGCGCACGTTTGCGAGCCTGGACGACAAGGCCGTTTTGCCCGAAGAATTCACCCGCGCGATCGCGGGCATCGACTACCGCAGCCCGGTCGTGAAAATCAACCTGGCCCTAAACGAACTGCCGAACTTCGCGATTGCGGACCGCGAAACACAACCGCTCACGGGTACCATCCACATCGGGCCTACGGACCTCGACGGGATCGAGCGAGCCTATGATGACGCCCACGCGGGTCGCGTTTCTGAACTGCCTGTCGTGGAACTCACAATTCCGTCGACGCTGGACCCGACCCTTGCCCCCGAAGGACGTTATGTGGCCTCCATCTTCTGCCAATACGCTCCCGCTCTGGCAAACGACGATCCGCGCTGGCCGAGTTTGCGCGACGAGATGCGAGACCGAGTGTTCGCGGCGATAGAGAGAGTCGCACCGGGATTCCAGAACAGCATCGAACACGCCGAAACTCTGGTAGCCCCGGACCTGGAGCGCGAGTTCGGCTTGACCGGCGGAAATATCTTCCACGGGGCCATGAGCATGGATCGCCTGCTGTTCATGAGGCCAGTTCCCGACTGGTCACGCTATCGCACTCCGCTCCCCGGGCTTTTCCTATGCGGCTCCGGAACGCATCCGGGTGGTGGAGTCATGGGCGCACCCGGACGAAACGCAGCGCTCGAAATTGCGCACGAACTGGGACTGAAGCGCTAG
- a CDS encoding VWA domain-containing protein, whose translation MYPRTACLAVLAIAFLLEASAMADSTGKLRLTVDSPQNNTEVATEEGRVFVSGRALALGGKSGKFDVVVVIDVSTSTAAPSGADVDGNGDTGRKQGSFLFPFFTWMISTASTDPGDSILAAEIAAARTLLDQLDPETTRVGVVSFSGDRRPQTRDAFTAVPLTSNFKKVARGLDRLLDEGPHGKTNIAAAVRAASAELTGGLDAASETRPDARKIVLFMTDGQPTLPDPRSRMSNARLAISTARDESRKGIRFDTFAIGKVATADPLVTEEMASVSEGVFTPVAHPADLIAAFEDLDLADIQRLEIRNKTTGRLASDVLLDADGSFSAFVPLAEGINQLEVSALSTDQSRGVIRVDVNLMGEANSKPLPARILKRRARLLENKLLVARERRVAIETERDDSLRKELGAQMEAARLKRSRDLDVQVEEQVPASPRD comes from the coding sequence ATGTATCCGCGCACCGCCTGCCTGGCCGTTCTGGCCATTGCCTTCCTGCTCGAAGCTTCGGCCATGGCCGATTCCACCGGCAAGCTCAGGCTCACGGTGGACTCGCCTCAGAACAACACCGAGGTCGCTACGGAAGAAGGCCGCGTCTTCGTCTCCGGGCGAGCTCTCGCACTGGGTGGGAAGTCGGGCAAGTTCGACGTCGTCGTGGTCATTGACGTCTCTACGAGTACGGCTGCGCCATCGGGGGCCGACGTAGACGGAAACGGCGATACGGGTCGCAAGCAAGGCTCCTTCCTCTTCCCGTTCTTTACCTGGATGATTTCGACCGCGAGTACCGATCCCGGGGACTCGATCCTGGCCGCGGAGATTGCGGCCGCTCGCACTCTTCTCGATCAACTGGATCCAGAGACGACGCGGGTCGGCGTGGTGTCTTTCTCGGGCGACCGCCGACCCCAGACCCGCGACGCGTTTACCGCGGTGCCTCTGACCAGCAATTTCAAGAAGGTCGCGCGCGGACTCGACCGCCTGCTCGATGAAGGACCGCACGGTAAGACGAACATCGCGGCAGCGGTTCGGGCAGCTTCCGCCGAGCTTACCGGCGGCCTGGACGCGGCCAGCGAAACCCGGCCAGATGCCCGCAAGATCGTGCTCTTCATGACGGACGGCCAGCCGACCCTACCGGACCCGCGCTCGCGGATGAGTAATGCGCGACTCGCGATTTCGACTGCGCGCGACGAATCCCGCAAGGGCATTCGCTTCGACACATTCGCAATCGGCAAGGTCGCCACGGCCGATCCGCTGGTCACCGAGGAGATGGCCTCCGTGAGCGAGGGCGTATTCACGCCGGTGGCGCATCCGGCCGATCTGATCGCCGCCTTCGAGGACCTTGATCTGGCCGACATCCAGCGCCTGGAGATCCGCAACAAGACGACGGGCAGGCTGGCCAGCGACGTGCTTCTGGACGCGGATGGGAGCTTTTCGGCATTCGTTCCGCTCGCCGAAGGCATCAATCAACTGGAAGTGAGCGCTCTGTCGACCGACCAGTCTCGGGGCGTGATCCGGGTGGATGTGAACTTGATGGGTGAGGCGAATTCAAAGCCCCTTCCGGCTCGCATCCTGAAGCGCCGCGCGCGTCTACTCGAGAACAAGCTTCTGGTCGCCCGCGAGCGTCGCGTGGCGATCGAGACCGAGCGCGACGACAGTCTGCGCAAGGAGCTCGGAGCCCAGATGGAAGCGGCGCGGCTGAAGCGCAGCCGGGACCTGGACGTGCAGGTCGAGGAACAGGTACCCGCCAGTCCAAGGGACTGA
- a CDS encoding M20 family metallopeptidase: MTELKKEICEAIEAMRGDLISVSREIHANPELSFEEFKAAELLADTGRRGGLDVEVGVYGLDTALQAEFGDPNAPCVALLSEYDALPEIGHACGHNLIATSALGASLVLAALGERLPGRVRWLGTPAEEHGGGKELMAREGAFDRVDAALMIHPAGINLVTMPCIAIAYVEVSYHGRAAHASAMPSAGINALDALVIAYQAIGALRQHIKVTERLHGIITNGGQAANIVPELAKGSFVARAADASELALLKKRVEGCLRSGAEATGARLEMEWGDVDYMDLNTSWPLAKAFQANAESLGRDFFPFDKLPAGIQGSTDMGNVSHRLPSIHPMIASAPPNCTIHNAEFTEWSGGEMGDAALIDGAKALAMTALDFLCDETLRKQAAEAFKASTAGATL; this comes from the coding sequence CTGACCGAGTTGAAGAAAGAGATCTGCGAGGCGATCGAGGCGATGCGGGGTGACCTGATCAGCGTTTCGCGCGAGATTCACGCGAATCCCGAGCTCTCATTCGAGGAGTTCAAGGCTGCTGAGCTACTGGCTGACACCGGTCGCCGCGGCGGACTCGATGTAGAGGTCGGCGTCTACGGTCTCGATACTGCGCTCCAGGCGGAGTTCGGCGATCCGAACGCGCCATGTGTCGCACTCCTATCGGAATACGATGCGTTGCCAGAGATCGGACACGCCTGCGGGCACAACCTGATTGCTACATCGGCGCTCGGGGCGAGTCTCGTACTAGCAGCGCTCGGGGAGCGGTTGCCCGGTCGGGTTCGATGGCTGGGTACGCCGGCGGAGGAGCACGGTGGTGGCAAGGAACTGATGGCACGTGAAGGTGCATTCGACCGTGTCGATGCTGCGCTCATGATTCATCCGGCCGGGATCAACCTCGTGACCATGCCCTGCATCGCGATCGCCTACGTCGAGGTTTCCTATCACGGCCGTGCGGCGCACGCTTCGGCCATGCCGTCCGCCGGGATCAATGCGCTCGATGCGCTCGTGATTGCCTATCAGGCGATCGGAGCGCTGCGCCAGCACATCAAAGTGACGGAGCGACTGCACGGAATCATCACCAACGGTGGGCAGGCGGCGAACATCGTGCCCGAACTGGCAAAGGGATCCTTCGTTGCGCGCGCCGCCGATGCTTCCGAACTCGCGCTATTGAAGAAACGCGTCGAGGGTTGCCTGCGCAGCGGGGCCGAGGCGACCGGCGCGCGGCTGGAGATGGAGTGGGGCGACGTGGACTACATGGACTTGAACACGAGTTGGCCTCTCGCGAAGGCCTTCCAGGCGAACGCCGAAAGTCTGGGGCGGGATTTCTTTCCGTTCGACAAACTACCCGCTGGGATTCAGGGGAGTACGGATATGGGCAATGTGAGTCATCGCTTGCCTTCGATTCACCCGATGATCGCTTCGGCTCCACCAAACTGCACGATCCACAACGCTGAATTCACGGAGTGGTCCGGTGGAGAGATGGGTGATGCTGCCCTGATTGACGGCGCGAAAGCACTCGCCATGACCGCTCTGGATTTTCTGTGTGATGAAACACTTCGCAAGCAAGCCGCTGAGGCGTTCAAAGCTTCAACCGCGGGAGCCACCCTGTGA
- a CDS encoding outer membrane lipoprotein-sorting protein, whose protein sequence is MRVLGVILGVVFAFCVEAAESLPPVGSVGTEDAVPESSALTGKEIFARVLENRLLASDQRETLSSSDAAGNTQVSALRLRYKDFRDAGEAAGKRVLSKSLLKYTKPRDMKGSGYLVIQNEGRPDDQFVYFPSARKVRRVNLGESILGTDFSMEDILPRELEDSLYKRVANETEKGEPCYVIDVFPKADSGSQYSRLRVFVHREHWIPIRTRYWDAAGIEVKEYRANPDEIETIRGIAVPRQSTMRSLLDQTRTERVITKLETEPDLRESMFSIRRLERR, encoded by the coding sequence ATGAGAGTACTGGGAGTAATTCTGGGAGTCGTGTTTGCGTTTTGCGTCGAGGCGGCCGAGTCCCTTCCGCCCGTGGGCTCTGTCGGAACCGAGGACGCAGTGCCGGAGAGCTCGGCACTGACCGGCAAGGAGATCTTTGCGCGCGTTCTGGAGAACCGATTACTGGCCTCCGATCAGCGAGAGACCCTGAGTTCTTCCGACGCCGCGGGAAACACGCAGGTCAGCGCGCTCCGATTGCGTTACAAGGACTTTCGCGATGCGGGTGAAGCCGCGGGCAAGCGCGTGCTTTCGAAATCCCTCCTCAAGTACACCAAACCCCGCGACATGAAAGGCTCGGGCTACCTGGTCATCCAAAACGAAGGCCGGCCGGACGACCAGTTCGTGTACTTTCCGAGCGCGCGAAAAGTGCGGCGAGTGAACCTGGGCGAGTCCATTCTGGGTACGGACTTTTCGATGGAGGACATCCTGCCGCGCGAACTCGAGGACAGCCTCTACAAACGCGTCGCCAACGAGACAGAGAAAGGCGAACCCTGCTATGTCATCGATGTTTTTCCGAAAGCAGATTCAGGATCACAGTACTCACGGCTTCGAGTCTTCGTCCACCGGGAGCACTGGATTCCGATTCGCACGCGTTATTGGGACGCCGCTGGCATCGAAGTCAAAGAGTACCGGGCGAATCCGGATGAGATCGAGACGATTCGAGGCATAGCAGTGCCTCGACAGTCCACGATGCGGAGCCTGCTGGACCAGACCAGAACCGAACGGGTCATCACCAAGCTCGAAACGGAGCCGGACTTGCGCGAGAGCATGTTCAGCATTCGGCGCCTGGAACGACGCTGA
- a CDS encoding aspartate aminotransferase family protein, giving the protein MSDVTLPKKGIERKELFARMEERKAKDANWRAARTFSLLYPVGEEVDSVLSEANNLYLYENALNPFRFPSLREMEVEIVSMTTNLLNGGENAGGCLTSGGTESILMASKTARERAKKERGVTRPKLLAPHSAHPAFAKAALYLGMEHVQIPLRDDYRADPKAAAELIDDDTAMVVGSAPCYPFGVIDPIEELAGLAAERGIAFHTDACLGGFMLPFFERIGEPIPPFDFRVEGVSTISADVHKYGYSTKGCSVIAHRDEASLKANQLFVYSEWPGGIYGSFAMAGARPAAPIAAGWAILNYLGEEGYTRLASVVRDTVRKFQAGINEIDGLNVIGEPQMTLFAFGSDKYDIAAIGDVMDDRGWCLDRQGNPDALHMMLSPAHAEVADEFLSDLRDAVKTHGESQGKEARYS; this is encoded by the coding sequence GTGAGCGACGTTACACTCCCCAAGAAGGGCATTGAGCGCAAAGAGCTGTTCGCGCGCATGGAAGAGCGCAAAGCAAAGGATGCGAACTGGCGGGCCGCGCGCACATTCAGCCTTCTCTACCCGGTGGGTGAGGAGGTGGATTCCGTTCTGTCCGAAGCGAATAATCTCTACCTGTACGAGAACGCGCTCAACCCGTTCCGCTTTCCAAGCCTGCGAGAGATGGAAGTCGAGATCGTCTCGATGACGACGAATCTACTCAACGGCGGCGAAAATGCCGGAGGCTGCCTGACCTCAGGCGGTACCGAGTCGATTCTCATGGCTTCGAAGACGGCGCGCGAGCGTGCAAAGAAGGAGCGGGGCGTAACCCGTCCCAAGTTGCTCGCGCCGCATTCCGCGCACCCGGCGTTTGCAAAGGCGGCGCTCTACCTGGGCATGGAGCATGTGCAGATTCCATTGCGCGACGACTACCGAGCAGATCCCAAAGCGGCCGCCGAATTGATCGACGACGATACGGCGATGGTCGTGGGTTCCGCTCCCTGTTACCCGTTTGGCGTGATCGATCCAATCGAAGAACTCGCTGGACTCGCAGCCGAGCGCGGTATTGCCTTCCATACCGATGCATGTCTGGGCGGGTTCATGCTGCCGTTCTTCGAGCGCATAGGTGAGCCAATTCCCCCGTTCGACTTTCGAGTGGAAGGTGTATCGACGATCTCTGCTGATGTGCACAAGTACGGCTACTCCACCAAGGGTTGTTCTGTGATCGCACATCGCGATGAGGCTTCACTGAAAGCGAACCAGCTCTTCGTTTATTCGGAGTGGCCGGGCGGGATCTACGGCTCGTTCGCCATGGCGGGCGCACGACCGGCCGCACCCATCGCGGCGGGCTGGGCGATTCTCAACTATCTGGGCGAAGAGGGTTACACTCGTCTGGCCAGCGTCGTTCGCGACACGGTCCGCAAATTCCAGGCGGGCATCAACGAGATCGATGGATTGAACGTGATTGGCGAGCCGCAGATGACGTTATTCGCCTTTGGTTCGGACAAATACGATATCGCGGCAATCGGCGATGTGATGGACGATCGCGGCTGGTGCCTGGACAGACAGGGAAATCCAGACGCTCTGCACATGATGCTCTCGCCAGCACACGCCGAAGTTGCGGACGAGTTCTTGTCGGATCTACGCGATGCCGTGAAGACTCATGGAGAATCCCAGGGCAAGGAAGCGCGCTACTCCTGA
- a CDS encoding PBP1A family penicillin-binding protein has translation MKRLIQILLALVVLGAVACVAGVALFYALILRDLPEIRSLDDYRPKLITRFLDRDGLEIASFAEERRIIMPIEMIPDHVVQAFIAAEDSSFYEHEGLDYPGIMRAALKNLRAGSVKQGGSTITQQVAKTFLLTNERSFIRKMKDMVLARRIERDLDKNQILFLYLNQIYLGSGAYGVEAAAQNYFAKSVTEINTAEAALIAGMVPAPSLWTPFRNRETALRKQKSVLGRMRNERFINEEQYQEELARELVFNPRGWNELRAASSYFVEEVRRYLVTRFGNDRVLTGGMSVKTTIDPQRQLNAYRAVRRGLRAHDRRQGYRGPIKNVPQEEWLSTLAAISESNTEVRHGEEEVYRGLVTAIDDKEGTATLSLSVEIETVLTFEQTNWARVPDPKIDGILPRIKRMSEALHTGDLVWIEKVGDEFQLFQRPLAEGSLVAVDLGTGHLQAMIGGYSFNRSQFNRALQSRRQPGSGFKPFVYAAAIEGGYTPASIVHDTAIVYEDQSTGMVWKPENYSDKFYGPITLRNALAKSRNVATIKILSDIGLGPVKRFARRVGISSKLENNLGLALGNSELTLGELVRGYTSFAAGGRLIDPIYILEIRDRNGEILEENIPLLASLTVDDAEDTAIPDEEELDPGLAAEAEIDVIADPVVLAGHTEQKDHLRDPNNPFDPITAYLMTDMLRAVVEDGTGRRVRALRRPVAGKTGTTNDLRDAWFIGFTPEIAAGVWVGYDQARNLGKNETGSRAASPIFLDYMKTSLKGHTVRDFPVPDGIVFSRINRKTGLRALPGDPDAAFQPFREGTAPQETSPSITKTSRPRLD, from the coding sequence TTGAAACGCCTCATCCAGATCCTGCTCGCACTGGTAGTCCTCGGCGCGGTCGCCTGCGTGGCCGGGGTGGCGCTATTCTACGCCCTGATCCTTCGAGATCTGCCCGAGATCCGCTCCCTGGATGACTATCGGCCCAAGCTGATCACCCGGTTCCTGGACCGCGACGGGCTGGAAATCGCGAGTTTTGCCGAAGAGCGGCGCATCATCATGCCGATCGAGATGATCCCCGATCACGTGGTGCAAGCCTTCATCGCCGCAGAAGATTCGTCGTTTTACGAACACGAGGGCCTGGACTACCCCGGCATCATGCGTGCGGCGCTCAAGAATCTGCGAGCCGGATCGGTCAAACAGGGCGGCAGCACGATCACCCAGCAGGTGGCCAAGACCTTCTTGCTGACCAACGAGCGCAGTTTCATCCGCAAGATGAAAGACATGGTGCTCGCCCGCCGCATTGAACGGGACCTGGACAAGAATCAGATCCTCTTCCTGTACCTGAACCAGATCTACCTGGGTTCGGGGGCCTATGGCGTCGAAGCCGCTGCGCAGAACTACTTCGCGAAGAGTGTCACGGAGATCAATACCGCGGAAGCCGCTCTGATCGCGGGCATGGTGCCGGCGCCATCCCTGTGGACGCCGTTTCGCAACAGGGAAACCGCGTTGCGCAAGCAGAAGTCGGTCCTGGGTCGCATGCGCAACGAGCGCTTCATCAACGAGGAGCAATACCAGGAAGAACTGGCCCGCGAACTGGTCTTCAATCCACGCGGCTGGAACGAGTTGCGGGCTGCGAGTTCCTACTTCGTCGAGGAAGTCCGACGCTATCTGGTGACGCGCTTCGGCAATGATCGCGTGCTGACGGGCGGCATGAGCGTGAAGACCACGATCGATCCCCAGCGGCAACTCAACGCGTACCGCGCGGTACGACGCGGACTGCGCGCTCACGATCGGCGCCAGGGCTACCGCGGCCCGATCAAGAACGTTCCTCAAGAAGAGTGGCTGTCGACACTCGCTGCGATCAGCGAATCCAACACAGAGGTCAGGCACGGTGAAGAAGAAGTCTATCGCGGGCTGGTCACGGCCATCGATGACAAAGAAGGCACTGCTACGCTTTCTCTGAGCGTCGAGATCGAAACAGTCCTGACGTTCGAGCAAACGAACTGGGCGCGCGTACCCGATCCAAAAATCGACGGCATCCTACCGCGCATCAAACGCATGAGTGAGGCACTGCATACCGGCGATCTGGTCTGGATCGAAAAGGTCGGAGACGAGTTTCAGTTGTTTCAGAGACCCTTGGCCGAGGGCTCTTTGGTCGCGGTCGACCTGGGCACAGGCCACCTGCAGGCGATGATCGGCGGTTACAGCTTCAACCGCAGCCAGTTCAATCGCGCGCTGCAGTCGCGACGTCAACCGGGATCCGGCTTCAAGCCATTCGTATACGCTGCGGCCATCGAGGGCGGCTACACACCGGCGAGCATCGTGCACGACACCGCGATCGTCTACGAAGATCAGAGCACTGGAATGGTGTGGAAGCCGGAGAACTACAGCGACAAGTTCTACGGTCCCATCACTCTCCGCAATGCTCTCGCGAAGTCGCGTAATGTCGCGACGATCAAGATTCTGAGCGATATAGGACTCGGTCCCGTGAAGCGTTTCGCGCGGCGCGTTGGCATTTCTTCGAAGCTCGAGAACAACCTCGGGCTGGCGCTCGGGAACAGCGAACTGACCTTGGGTGAACTGGTGCGCGGCTACACGAGCTTCGCCGCAGGCGGCCGGCTCATCGATCCGATCTATATCCTCGAGATCCGGGATCGCAACGGTGAAATCCTCGAAGAGAATATTCCGTTGCTGGCGAGCTTGACGGTCGACGATGCCGAGGATACGGCCATCCCCGACGAAGAAGAACTCGATCCCGGCCTCGCGGCCGAAGCCGAGATCGACGTCATTGCGGACCCAGTGGTCCTCGCAGGCCACACCGAGCAAAAGGACCATCTCCGCGACCCGAACAATCCATTCGATCCGATAACTGCGTACTTGATGACCGATATGCTGCGGGCCGTCGTCGAAGACGGAACCGGTCGGCGCGTGCGTGCGCTGCGCCGACCCGTCGCCGGAAAGACCGGTACCACAAACGATTTGCGCGACGCGTGGTTCATCGGCTTCACGCCCGAAATCGCTGCCGGTGTCTGGGTAGGCTACGACCAGGCCAGGAACCTGGGCAAGAACGAGACCGGGTCTCGCGCCGCAAGTCCGATTTTCCTGGACTATATGAAGACTTCACTGAAAGGCCATACCGTACGCGACTTCCCGGTACCCGACGGCATCGTGTTCTCGCGCATCAATCGCAAGACCGGATTGCGCGCTCTTCCGGGCGATCCCGATGCAGCGTTCCAGCCTTTCCGAGAAGGCACGGCTCCGCAGGAGACGAGTCCTTCCATCACGAAGACATCGCGACCGCGACTGGACTGA
- a CDS encoding methyltransferase domain-containing protein, which yields MDINQSIQKRFGEAANQYAVAGVLSTGPDFERLIQAAELKGHERVLDLATGTAHTALAFAPHVQEVVGLDLTQAMLEAAANLARERGVDNLILQKGLAEALPFPDACFDLVVARQGPHHFRAIGKAICEAARVLKPGGIFAVIDSISLDDPLLDTFMNAVEILRDSSHVRNHNLAQWRGFCEVAGMRVEAQDAWRVRLEFDDWLERGGTSPTASAQLRQMFDTATAEVREAYEIDTPRSYDFSLPVGLTKARL from the coding sequence ATGGACATCAACCAATCGATCCAGAAGCGCTTTGGCGAAGCCGCGAACCAGTACGCGGTGGCCGGTGTGCTCTCCACGGGACCCGACTTCGAACGCCTGATCCAGGCAGCGGAACTGAAGGGACACGAACGGGTACTGGATCTGGCGACCGGCACCGCCCATACCGCACTCGCGTTCGCTCCCCATGTGCAGGAGGTCGTCGGTCTGGATCTGACACAAGCGATGTTGGAGGCCGCAGCGAACCTGGCCCGGGAACGAGGTGTCGACAATCTGATCCTGCAAAAGGGCCTGGCAGAAGCCCTGCCTTTTCCGGACGCGTGTTTCGATCTGGTCGTTGCGCGCCAGGGGCCTCACCACTTCCGCGCAATCGGGAAGGCAATCTGTGAAGCAGCTCGAGTCTTGAAACCGGGAGGGATATTCGCAGTCATCGACTCGATCTCACTCGACGATCCGCTCCTGGACACGTTCATGAACGCGGTTGAGATTCTGCGCGATTCATCCCATGTGCGAAATCACAACCTGGCGCAGTGGCGGGGATTCTGCGAAGTAGCCGGGATGCGCGTCGAAGCGCAGGACGCCTGGCGAGTGCGGCTCGAGTTTGACGATTGGCTCGAGCGAGGTGGCACTTCGCCCACCGCATCGGCCCAACTGCGCCAGATGTTCGACACGGCGACTGCAGAAGTCCGGGAAGCCTACGAAATCGATACTCCCCGGAGCTATGACTTCAGTCTGCCCGTTGGTCTCACCAAAGCGCGTCTTTGA
- a CDS encoding MarR family transcriptional regulator: MNKARRADAIDAGLEALQRLSESFAVRREQLASSAGLTEAQWRVLEEISSEHFMPSMFARSRDCSPAAVSKTIRQLIDRDLIRVSIGTRDARQREYGLSGSGRRVMRGLRARRQDAIDTIWADLDPEDLEVFTRISGNLADRLERYAATRKSKQKAK, from the coding sequence ATGAATAAAGCAAGACGAGCCGATGCCATCGATGCGGGGCTGGAAGCACTTCAACGCTTGAGCGAGAGCTTTGCCGTGCGCAGAGAACAACTCGCCAGTTCTGCGGGACTCACGGAAGCCCAATGGCGGGTACTCGAGGAAATTTCCTCCGAGCACTTCATGCCTTCGATGTTCGCGCGCAGCCGCGATTGCTCACCGGCCGCGGTTTCGAAAACGATCCGGCAGTTGATCGACCGGGACCTGATTCGGGTTTCGATCGGTACTCGGGACGCGCGGCAGCGGGAGTACGGATTGTCCGGATCGGGAAGACGGGTCATGCGCGGTCTGAGAGCGCGACGGCAAGACGCGATCGACACCATCTGGGCAGACCTGGACCCAGAAGACCTGGAGGTGTTTACCCGCATAAGCGGGAACCTCGCGGATCGGCTCGAGCGCTATGCGGCGACTCGAAAAAGCAAACAAAAGGCGAAATAG